In the Armatimonas rosea genome, CCCACGAGCGGCTCGCCACCCTCACCCCCGAGCAGCGCGATGGCTTCCTGCCCCTCGCCCCGGACTTCATTGTCGAGCTGCGCTCCGAGACCGACCGGCTCCTGGCTCTCCAAGACAAGATGGAAGAGTGGCGCGACAACGGTGTCCGCCTCGGGCTACTTCTTGACCCCACCACCCGCACGGTCTACCTCTACCGCCCCGACACCGAGCCGCTCACCCTCACGGACCCTGAGGTCGTGGACTGCGCGCCGGAGCTTCCCGGCTTCGCGCTCAATGTCCGCTCGCTGTTTGAGCTGACGGTCTGAGATGTCTCTCACGACAACCTACAAATTTCCGCTTCTTGGCTCTGAGCCTCCCTACAACCACCCGATCCAGTTTTCATTGCCGACATCCTGGAAAAAAGTAAAATTTGAAGCCCCCGAGCCTCATGCGTCGCTGACGCGGCACGGCTATACCTATAGTTTCAAGCACCGAAACCTTGGACTTGATGTGACTCTTATGCTGGAAACCAGTGGGCATCGTGCGCAGACACGCAAGTGGGTTCATGAGTCACAGTTAAAACTGAAACAGGGAAAGACTTGTACCCGCTGGCTCTCCGCGACGGAGATAACCGACGATGGGATTGAGCTGTACCCGTTCTACGAAGTGGGGATGGCTATTCTCTTTTGTGAGTATTCAACGAAGCATCGGAAAGTGATGGAGCCAGTTGTCACAGAGCTGCTTCGTGGAGTGCGGTTTTAGCTGTTTTCGACCGTATACGGCGCGTAGCCGTAGTACTTGGGGCGCTTGTCGAGGCGGACATGGAGCCAAGCGACTCCCGCGCCGGCGGTGCTGAGCCAGAGTGGCGTGTCGCTGAGCTGGGCTTCGATAGTCTTTCCCATGAGCGCGAGGAGGGCGTGCTGTTGCTCCTCGGGGGCGTAGCGGACAAAGGCAGCAAGGTGGGCGTAGGTGGCGGGATGGCTGGTGGGGCAGGGGACAATCAAGGTGGAGTCGCCGCTGAGGTTGGGAAATGCGACCGCGGGCTCGGTGGGCGAGAAGTGCTCCGCAAAGGCAAGCGGGTCAGAGTCGCGCTCCAGCCAGGGGCTGTCGAGAGTCACAAACGCAAAGGGCTGGTCGAGCGTGACCCGTGTGACGGCAGGAGTCTCCCAGCGAAACGCGGTGTAGGGCTGCTCGGCGAGGAGCGTGAGAAAGTGGGTGCGAAACTCGGGGTCACGCTGCCAGAGTGTCAGTACCTCACCGTAGGATTGCTCCAGGTGACAGGGAAGGCGCTCCATCTACCCCTTCTTGCGCGAGAGCACGATGCCGTCGTCGATGGGCACGGCGACCGACTCTAGCTCGGGGTGGGCGAAGGCGAGCGCGAGGTACTCGGGCATCTGGGCGGCGAGGGAGATGGTGTCGTCGCCGATAATCAGGCCGTTGGTGCGGGTCAGGGGAACCGCGAGGCGCAGGTACTCGGCGTACTCGGGCTTCTCGGCATCCAGAAAGACAAAGTCAAAGGGCGCGGAGCCCGTGAGGGTCTTGAGGGTCTGGCAGGCATCGCCCTCGATCAGCGTGATAGTGGCGGCGAGGCCCGCTCGCTCGAAGTTCTCCCGCGCCAGCGCGGCACGGCCCGGGTCGAACTCCAGGGTCACGACCTCGCCGCCATTGGCCGCCACTGCCTCGGCGAACCAGAGAGTGGAGTAGCCATTCGACGTTCCCACCTCAAGCACACGCCTTGCGCCCATGGCCTTGAGCAGCGACGAGAGCAACACGGCGTTCTCGCGGCTGATGTTCCAGTAGGCATCCGCGGTGACTTCGAGCTCGGCGAGGAGAGAGTCGAGGTGAGACATGGCGAGAGGTTATCCTTCTTTGAACGTGAAAAACTTGGCCGCGACAAAGTTCCAGCCTAGGACCACAAACGTGGCGCAGAGCTTGGCGGCATTGAGCGCCTGACGGGTGAAGCCTTGCGTATCGTTGGCCGCCCGGTAGAGCACGAGGTGGAGGGTCTCTTGTGGGGTGTGGTGGGCATTGGTCAGGTGCCAGTGCGCCGCCAGCACGAGCGCCAGAGTCGTGACAATCAGGTTGAGGAGCCAGCCGATCCCATTGGCGGCTAGAAACCGAGAGATCTGCTTCCCCTGGTCGCCTTGGGTGGCGCGGAAGGTCCAGCGCCGGTTCCAGTGGAAGCTATTGGCGACCCCCGCGAGAAAGGCGACCGTCAGCGCCAGGAGAGTCGAGAGCCCTACCCCCAAGAGGAAGTTGTAGATCCCAAAGTCGATGATGGTGGAGGAACCGCCCACGATACAGAACTTGACAAGCTGTGTCAAGCCGGGGCGCTCGCGGAGGGCGTGGAGGATCACGCCCTCAGTATAGCACCTCCGCTTATTGCGAGCTTCCTAGCAACGGGGGATGGCGATCAATAAGCATCAGGAGGCGGCGCAGGTTTACAATCGCAGGCTCGTTCATCTGGAGACGTTCAACGGTTGCTCGTCCTATCGGGGTAATTCCCTCGATATGCACCTGCTCCTCATCCCAGCGGAAGTGCTCGCTCCAAGTGTCCCGACGCGGATGAAAGAGAGGGACGTTCTGATTCGTCTGAGGGTCAAGTGCCGTTAACGCAGCAGCTTTATGACTATTGCAGTTCCAGCAGCACCAGGCGAGATTTGCAAGGTCATCTGAGCCGTGCGCGGAACGAGGCTGTAAATGATCAATCGTGAACGATGCCGAGGAGTGATCGTCGGGCGCTAGACAGTACTCGCAGTGGCCATGGGCACGTTCCCGGACGGCTTGCCGTAGGCGCTCGGTCATTCCACAACTACCGGCTCAAGATGAAGCTCTTGCTTGAGCTGTGCGAAGGGGATCTCTCGCCGCTTGGCCAGAGCAATGGCAGCTTCCAAACGCTCATTGTGCCACTCGTTAGCTTGGCGGACAACGGCAATCAGCTCCCCACGCTCCAGCTCAGTGATGGTTTCGGATTTTTGCTTTACGACGAGTGCGCGGTAGCGCACCCAGAAACTCTCTGAGAGCTCTTGTGTGGCCCGACGTAGGAGCTCCTCATCGCTCGGAGGATTCGGAGCTGTGGCGAACTTGGCCTTTACCGCCTGACGGAGAAGCTCTACGGCAGGGACACCTGTCCTGGCTTCTTCCGCTCGCAAGAGGGACTCGGTTTCCGCGGGGATGGTTAGTGCCATGTGCGTAGTTATCCTGCGACGTTTTCCAGTGCCTTCATGACGGTATTGACATCTTTATCGCCGCGCCCGGAGAGGCAGACGACGAGAATGGTGTCTTTGGAGAGGGTGGGGGCGAGCTTGCGGACATGAGCGAAGGCATGGGCGGTCTCGAGCGCGGGGAGAATCCCCTCGACACGGGAGACCCAGCCCAGCGCATCGAGCGCCTCCGTGTCTGTCACCGCCACATACTCGGCGCGGCCTCGGAGCTTAAACGACGAGTGCTCGGGGCCGATTCCGGGGTAGTCGAGGCCCGCGCTGATGGAGTGCGCCTCCTGAATCTGCCCCCACTCGTCTTGGAGCAAGTACGTGTTGGCACCCTGGAACACCCCCGGACGGCCCATGGTGATGGTCGCGGCGTGCTTGTCGGTGTTGACTCCCGCGCCCGCCGCCTCAACCCCGACCAGCTTGACCGATGTGTCACCCGCAAAGGGGTGGAACATGCCCATGGCGTTGCTCCCGCCCCCCACACACGCGACCACGACATCCGGGAGGCGGCCCTCGACCTCCAGCATCTGCGCCCGTGTTTCCTTGCCGATGACGCTCTGGAAGTCCCGCACGAGCGAGGGGAACGGGTGCGGCCCGACCGCGGAGCCCAGAATATAGTGCGTGTCCCGGACATTGGCGATCCAGTCCCGCATCGCCTCATTGCCGGCGTCTTTGAGGGTCGCGGTGCCGCTGGTCACGGGGCGAACCTCGGCTCCGAGCAGCTTCATGCGAAAGACATTGAGCGCCTGCCGCTCGACATCGACCGCGCCCATGTAGACAATGCAGGGAAAGCCAAACTTGGCACAGACAGTCGCCGTCGCCACGCCGTGCTGCCCCGCGCCCGTCTCGGCGATGATGCGTGGCTTGCCCATACGCCGTGCCAGCAGGATCTGCCCAATCGTGTTGTTGATCTTGTGCGCCCCGGTGTGGCAGAGATCCTCGCGCTTTAAGTAGATCTTCGCCCCGCCCAGCTCACGGGTCAGCCCCTCGGCAAACGTGAGAGGGGTCTCCCGGCCCACAAAGTTCTTGAGGTGGTAGTGGAACTCGCGGTCGAACTCCGGGTCCGCCAGCGCGTCCTGCCACGCCTGCGCAAGCTCTTCCAGCGCGGGAATCAGGGTTTCCGGGACGTAGCGCCCCCCAAACGGGCCAAAGTGCCCGAGCTTATCGGCAGCAGAGACGAAGGTTTCCATACTCCCATTCTACCCGGTGCCGGGTGTCAGGGACGACACGGGCACCGCTTCGCTGCTGGCGTGCCGCCACAAAGTCGCTCCGCGACATGTTGATGCGATAAAGTGAGCAACACATTCAAGGAGGTTGTCGATGAAGTACAGCAAAGAAGTGGGTAGGATCTTGCAAGAAGGCACGCCCGATGAGGTGGCGGCGTGGCTGGAGCATGAGGAAATCGATGTCAATGCGTCGCTGGTACCCTCTACCCCTGCACTCTCTCTGACACCACTCCGGGTGGCGCTGATGGGGAGAAACGCGCCCGTGGTGAAGCTGCTGGCAGAGCGTGGGGCAGTGGTAGACGCAGTGCCGGGCGAGGAACATGCGCCTCTGGCAAGCGCCCTTGTTGCCCAGGATGCCACAACCGCGCGGGTTCTTCTGGAAGCCGGAGTCAATCCTAACTTAGTCGTCGAGGGAGTGTTGCCCCTCGTGCTTGCTCTGGTGAAGAAAGACGAAGCGCTCGTGCGGCTCCTGGTGGAGTTTGGTGCCGACCCTGACCTCGTCTACGATCAATTCGGCACCACACCCCGGCGAATGGCAACCGCCCAAAACTGGGACATCTTCGCCTAACCCCACTCCTACTACTCCCACTCCCCTGTCGCGGAGCGACTTTGCGGCGCCCCGCGCCAGAAGCGCAGCGGAGCCCGCGTCGTTCATGACGCCACGGTGTCGTGGAGGAACGTGGCGGGGACGTGGTCGGTGAGCCAGACGCCGTTGTCGGAGCAGTAGAAGAGATAGCCGGCGGCGTGCATGGCCTGGGTATCGACCGTAAAGAGATGCGGCTTGCCGTGTCGCGCCCCGACACGCCGTGCGGTCTCCAGGTCCGGGGAGAGGTGGACATGGTGGCGCTGCATCTTCTGCAAGCCCTCGTGCCGAATGGTCTCCACACTGCCTGCGCCCGTGCCGTGGTAGAGAGTCGCCGGCGGGGTCTGGGCCACCAGTGCGAGATCGACTTCTACCGAGTGCCCCTGGTTGGCGCGGATGCGCTCGCCGGTCTCATCGAAGCTAAAGCGCTGCTTGTCGTTCTGCGCCACGACCTCGTCGAGCTGGGCGCGGGAGATGGGGAAGCGGTTGCGGGTGCACGCGGCCAACAGCTCCGTCACCCCGACCCAGCCGCCGGGCTGGAGGGTGAGGCCCAGGCGCTCGGGCTGGTGCCGGAGGTGCTTGGAGAGGTACTTGCTAACCTTGACGAGTCGTTCGTCGTTCATGTATTTTTCCTTTTCCGTGGCTCGCGTTTAAGGCAGCGCACCGCCTTACCACGGGTATTGTTCTTTTTTGTTCGTGTCAATTTATCACAAATCTGAAATTGCCGCTCGAATTTAGGGAAAAATCTCGCGAGGTGCCACCAAGCGTGGCATAATCAAGACATGACCAAACTCAAGGCAGGAGTGATTGGGGCGGGCGGGATGGGCTCGACCCACGCGCGGGGCTGGGCAAAGGCCGAGGGCTTTACGCTCGCAGGGATCGCGGATGTGGATTTGTCCAAGGCGGAGGCGCTCGCGGGTAAGTTTGGAGCCACTGCATTTAGCTCGGTGGAGGCGCTACTGGCGTCGGGCGTGGACGCGGTGAGTGTCTGCTTGCCCAGTGCGCTCCATAAAAGTGTCACAG is a window encoding:
- a CDS encoding DUF6940 family protein yields the protein MERLPCHLEQSYGEVLTLWQRDPEFRTHFLTLLAEQPYTAFRWETPAVTRVTLDQPFAFVTLDSPWLERDSDPLAFAEHFSPTEPAVAFPNLSGDSTLIVPCPTSHPATYAHLAAFVRYAPEEQQHALLALMGKTIEAQLSDTPLWLSTAGAGVAWLHVRLDKRPKYYGYAPYTVENS
- a CDS encoding O-methyltransferase, whose amino-acid sequence is MSHLDSLLAELEVTADAYWNISRENAVLLSSLLKAMGARRVLEVGTSNGYSTLWFAEAVAANGGEVVTLEFDPGRAALARENFERAGLAATITLIEGDACQTLKTLTGSAPFDFVFLDAEKPEYAEYLRLAVPLTRTNGLIIGDDTISLAAQMPEYLALAFAHPELESVAVPIDDGIVLSRKKG
- a CDS encoding GtrA family protein, whose product is MILHALRERPGLTQLVKFCIVGGSSTIIDFGIYNFLLGVGLSTLLALTVAFLAGVANSFHWNRRWTFRATQGDQGKQISRFLAANGIGWLLNLIVTTLALVLAAHWHLTNAHHTPQETLHLVLYRAANDTQGFTRQALNAAKLCATFVVLGWNFVAAKFFTFKEG
- a CDS encoding HNH endonuclease; the protein is MTERLRQAVRERAHGHCEYCLAPDDHSSASFTIDHLQPRSAHGSDDLANLAWCCWNCNSHKAAALTALDPQTNQNVPLFHPRRDTWSEHFRWDEEQVHIEGITPIGRATVERLQMNEPAIVNLRRLLMLIDRHPPLLGSSQ
- the trpB gene encoding tryptophan synthase subunit beta, whose translation is METFVSAADKLGHFGPFGGRYVPETLIPALEELAQAWQDALADPEFDREFHYHLKNFVGRETPLTFAEGLTRELGGAKIYLKREDLCHTGAHKINNTIGQILLARRMGKPRIIAETGAGQHGVATATVCAKFGFPCIVYMGAVDVERQALNVFRMKLLGAEVRPVTSGTATLKDAGNEAMRDWIANVRDTHYILGSAVGPHPFPSLVRDFQSVIGKETRAQMLEVEGRLPDVVVACVGGGSNAMGMFHPFAGDTSVKLVGVEAAGAGVNTDKHAATITMGRPGVFQGANTYLLQDEWGQIQEAHSISAGLDYPGIGPEHSSFKLRGRAEYVAVTDTEALDALGWVSRVEGILPALETAHAFAHVRKLAPTLSKDTILVVCLSGRGDKDVNTVMKALENVAG
- a CDS encoding ankyrin repeat domain-containing protein, whose product is MKYSKEVGRILQEGTPDEVAAWLEHEEIDVNASLVPSTPALSLTPLRVALMGRNAPVVKLLAERGAVVDAVPGEEHAPLASALVAQDATTARVLLEAGVNPNLVVEGVLPLVLALVKKDEALVRLLVEFGADPDLVYDQFGTTPRRMATAQNWDIFA
- a CDS encoding RNA 2'-phosphotransferase, whose translation is MNDERLVKVSKYLSKHLRHQPERLGLTLQPGGWVGVTELLAACTRNRFPISRAQLDEVVAQNDKQRFSFDETGERIRANQGHSVEVDLALVAQTPPATLYHGTGAGSVETIRHEGLQKMQRHHVHLSPDLETARRVGARHGKPHLFTVDTQAMHAAGYLFYCSDNGVWLTDHVPATFLHDTVAS